Proteins encoded by one window of Anguilla rostrata isolate EN2019 chromosome 9, ASM1855537v3, whole genome shotgun sequence:
- the LOC135262883 gene encoding E3 ubiquitin-protein ligase RLIM-like isoform X2, whose protein sequence is MHLLTNSYQVGLYLFPSVVMENSEGSEQMGREQSHGQRRQQSRLQREEAFYHFVNNLSEEDYRLMRDNSLFGTPGEISEEELLSRLQQVKERSSESRNAESAGQEQADGSNGDSSSAVHHHGSQSWRAVSRTNLSSGDFRFSLEINVSRNMSSQQEPTEDGERLEEGVEEPARPQTVAERESRVAVREMLAETSEEEVAVVVVPEPEPLRPNTPPVISPIRLEVQNLVPSDSPSRGPRRRASRMARSHSPEQGRTRPRPERSRSPFRWDPLPQAQEEGSSRTRQSVTEREALPDRVAPEQQEAEDSGAGAWRPPTIRLNLRVRQARPGEPQDSVGSRTGPQPQAPSETVQYESERSGFHRTFSRSEQAGIRTYVSTIRIPVQRLADSGLSEATSSALRIVIRQIMTGFGELSSLTDSDSHDSSNSSQEPGRSAAEEVPRRPAAVGAIPFARGPYPGVPLPEERGGGAAEDSGEGRAEPGTLPFLRLAHFFLLNDEDEDQPHGLTKEQIDNLSTRSFRFGESGSLQTCSVCITDYAEGHKLRQLPCSHEYHVHCIDRWLSENSTCPICRHAVLASANRESAV, encoded by the exons ATGCACTTATTGACCAACTCCTATCAG GTTGGGCTATACCTGTTTCCCAGTGTGGTGATGGAGAACTCTGAGGGATCAGAGCAGATGGGTAGGGAGCAGTCACATGGCCAGCGCCGACAACAGTCTCGACTTCAACGAGAGGAGGCCTTCTACCACTTTGTCAACAACCTTAGTGAGGAGGACTACCGGTTGATGAGAGACAACAGCCTCTTTGGAACTCCTG GTGAGATATCTGAAGAGGAGCTGTTGAGTCGTTTGCAGCAGGTCAAAGAGAGGAGCAGCGAGTCCAGAAATGCAGAGAGTGCTG GACAAGAACAAGCAGATGGTTCAAATGGAGACTCATCATCTGCTGTCCATCATCATGGGAGCCAGTCATGGAGAGCAGTGAGCAGGACCAATCTCAGTAGTGGAGACTTTCGCTTCAGCCTGGAGATCAACGTCAGCCGCAACATGTCCAGCCAGCAGGAGCCGACCGAGGACGGGGAGAGACTGGAAGAAGGAGTGGAGGAACCGGCGAGGCCGCAGACAGTGGCGGAACGTGAgagtagggttgcagtgaggGAAATGCTGGCAGAGACGTCAGAGGAGGAGGTGGCTGTTGTTGTGGTACCTGAGCCAGAGCCCTTGAGACCAAATACCCCCCCTGTAATCAGCCCCATTCGTCTTGAGGTTCAAAACTTGGTGCCTTCTGACTCCCCTTCCAGGGGGCCACGACGCAGGGCCTCTAGGATGGCCAGGAGCCACAGCCCAGAACAGGGCCGGACTAGGCCTCGCCCCGAGAGGAGCCGCTCCCCCTTCCGTTGGGACCCCCTCCCACAGGCGCAAGAGGAGGGCAGCTCCAGAACCCGGCAGAGTGTGACAGAGCGAGAGGCCCTGCCGGACAGGGTAGCGCCGGAACAGCAGGAGGCGGAGGACTCGGGGGCGGGCGCCTGGCGGCCCCCCACCATCAGGCTGAACCTCCGAGTGCGGCAAGCAAGACCCGGGGAGCCCCAGGACAGCGTCGGCAGCCGCACCGGCCCGCAGCCCCAGGCACCCAGCGAAACCGTCCAGTATGAGAGCGAGCGCTCGGGGTTCCACCGAACCTTTTCTCGCTCGGAGCAGGCCGGGATCCGCACCTACGTCAGCACCATACGCATCCCCGTGCAGCGTTTGGCCGACTCGGGGCTGAGCGAGGCCACGTCCTCCGCCCTGCGGATTGTCATCCGCCAGATCATGACAGGCTTCGGGGAGCTCAGCTCGCTCACGGACTCCGACTCTCACGACTCCTCCAACTCCAGCCAAGAACCTGGCCGGTCAGCCGCGGAGGAGGTGCCCCGCCGTCCTGCCGCTGTCGGCGCCATCCCTTTTGCCCGCGGTCCATACCCAGGCGTCCCGCTACcagaggagaggggcgggggagcTGCGGAAGACTCCGGGGAGGGCCGGGCGGAGCCAGGTACCCTGCCCTTCCTCCGGCTGGCGCACTTCTTCCTGCTCAACGACGAGGACGAGGACCAGCCGCACGGCCTCACCAAAGAGCAGATCGACAACCTCTCCACGCGGAGCTTCCGCTTCGGGGAGAGCGGCAGCCTGCAGACCTGCAGCGTGTGCATCACCGACTACGCGGAGGGACACAAACTGCGGCAGCTGCCCTGCTCTCACGAGTACCACGTCCACTGCATTGACCGCTGGCTCTCCGAGAACTCCACCTGCCCCATCTGCCGCCACGCAGTCCTAGCATCCGCCAACAGAGAAAGTGCGGTGTAG
- the LOC135262883 gene encoding E3 ubiquitin-protein ligase RLIM-like isoform X3, whose protein sequence is MENSEGSEQMGREQSHGQRRQQSRLQREEAFYHFVNNLSEEDYRLMRDNSLFGTPGEISEEELLSRLQQVKERSSESRNAESAGQEQADGSNGDSSSAVHHHGSQSWRAVSRTNLSSGDFRFSLEINVSRNMSSQQEPTEDGERLEEGVEEPARPQTVAERESRVAVREMLAETSEEEVAVVVVPEPEPLRPNTPPVISPIRLEVQNLVPSDSPSRGPRRRASRMARSHSPEQGRTRPRPERSRSPFRWDPLPQAQEEGSSRTRQSVTEREALPDRVAPEQQEAEDSGAGAWRPPTIRLNLRVRQARPGEPQDSVGSRTGPQPQAPSETVQYESERSGFHRTFSRSEQAGIRTYVSTIRIPVQRLADSGLSEATSSALRIVIRQIMTGFGELSSLTDSDSHDSSNSSQEPGRSAAEEVPRRPAAVGAIPFARGPYPGVPLPEERGGGAAEDSGEGRAEPGTLPFLRLAHFFLLNDEDEDQPHGLTKEQIDNLSTRSFRFGESGSLQTCSVCITDYAEGHKLRQLPCSHEYHVHCIDRWLSENSTCPICRHAVLASANRESAV, encoded by the exons ATGGAGAACTCTGAGGGATCAGAGCAGATGGGTAGGGAGCAGTCACATGGCCAGCGCCGACAACAGTCTCGACTTCAACGAGAGGAGGCCTTCTACCACTTTGTCAACAACCTTAGTGAGGAGGACTACCGGTTGATGAGAGACAACAGCCTCTTTGGAACTCCTG GTGAGATATCTGAAGAGGAGCTGTTGAGTCGTTTGCAGCAGGTCAAAGAGAGGAGCAGCGAGTCCAGAAATGCAGAGAGTGCTG GACAAGAACAAGCAGATGGTTCAAATGGAGACTCATCATCTGCTGTCCATCATCATGGGAGCCAGTCATGGAGAGCAGTGAGCAGGACCAATCTCAGTAGTGGAGACTTTCGCTTCAGCCTGGAGATCAACGTCAGCCGCAACATGTCCAGCCAGCAGGAGCCGACCGAGGACGGGGAGAGACTGGAAGAAGGAGTGGAGGAACCGGCGAGGCCGCAGACAGTGGCGGAACGTGAgagtagggttgcagtgaggGAAATGCTGGCAGAGACGTCAGAGGAGGAGGTGGCTGTTGTTGTGGTACCTGAGCCAGAGCCCTTGAGACCAAATACCCCCCCTGTAATCAGCCCCATTCGTCTTGAGGTTCAAAACTTGGTGCCTTCTGACTCCCCTTCCAGGGGGCCACGACGCAGGGCCTCTAGGATGGCCAGGAGCCACAGCCCAGAACAGGGCCGGACTAGGCCTCGCCCCGAGAGGAGCCGCTCCCCCTTCCGTTGGGACCCCCTCCCACAGGCGCAAGAGGAGGGCAGCTCCAGAACCCGGCAGAGTGTGACAGAGCGAGAGGCCCTGCCGGACAGGGTAGCGCCGGAACAGCAGGAGGCGGAGGACTCGGGGGCGGGCGCCTGGCGGCCCCCCACCATCAGGCTGAACCTCCGAGTGCGGCAAGCAAGACCCGGGGAGCCCCAGGACAGCGTCGGCAGCCGCACCGGCCCGCAGCCCCAGGCACCCAGCGAAACCGTCCAGTATGAGAGCGAGCGCTCGGGGTTCCACCGAACCTTTTCTCGCTCGGAGCAGGCCGGGATCCGCACCTACGTCAGCACCATACGCATCCCCGTGCAGCGTTTGGCCGACTCGGGGCTGAGCGAGGCCACGTCCTCCGCCCTGCGGATTGTCATCCGCCAGATCATGACAGGCTTCGGGGAGCTCAGCTCGCTCACGGACTCCGACTCTCACGACTCCTCCAACTCCAGCCAAGAACCTGGCCGGTCAGCCGCGGAGGAGGTGCCCCGCCGTCCTGCCGCTGTCGGCGCCATCCCTTTTGCCCGCGGTCCATACCCAGGCGTCCCGCTACcagaggagaggggcgggggagcTGCGGAAGACTCCGGGGAGGGCCGGGCGGAGCCAGGTACCCTGCCCTTCCTCCGGCTGGCGCACTTCTTCCTGCTCAACGACGAGGACGAGGACCAGCCGCACGGCCTCACCAAAGAGCAGATCGACAACCTCTCCACGCGGAGCTTCCGCTTCGGGGAGAGCGGCAGCCTGCAGACCTGCAGCGTGTGCATCACCGACTACGCGGAGGGACACAAACTGCGGCAGCTGCCCTGCTCTCACGAGTACCACGTCCACTGCATTGACCGCTGGCTCTCCGAGAACTCCACCTGCCCCATCTGCCGCCACGCAGTCCTAGCATCCGCCAACAGAGAAAGTGCGGTGTAG
- the LOC135262883 gene encoding E3 ubiquitin-protein ligase RLIM-like isoform X1, with product MSAALCCGVAFLVGLYLFPSVVMENSEGSEQMGREQSHGQRRQQSRLQREEAFYHFVNNLSEEDYRLMRDNSLFGTPGEISEEELLSRLQQVKERSSESRNAESAGQEQADGSNGDSSSAVHHHGSQSWRAVSRTNLSSGDFRFSLEINVSRNMSSQQEPTEDGERLEEGVEEPARPQTVAERESRVAVREMLAETSEEEVAVVVVPEPEPLRPNTPPVISPIRLEVQNLVPSDSPSRGPRRRASRMARSHSPEQGRTRPRPERSRSPFRWDPLPQAQEEGSSRTRQSVTEREALPDRVAPEQQEAEDSGAGAWRPPTIRLNLRVRQARPGEPQDSVGSRTGPQPQAPSETVQYESERSGFHRTFSRSEQAGIRTYVSTIRIPVQRLADSGLSEATSSALRIVIRQIMTGFGELSSLTDSDSHDSSNSSQEPGRSAAEEVPRRPAAVGAIPFARGPYPGVPLPEERGGGAAEDSGEGRAEPGTLPFLRLAHFFLLNDEDEDQPHGLTKEQIDNLSTRSFRFGESGSLQTCSVCITDYAEGHKLRQLPCSHEYHVHCIDRWLSENSTCPICRHAVLASANRESAV from the exons ATGTCAGCTGCATTGTGCTGTGGTGTTGCATTTTTG GTTGGGCTATACCTGTTTCCCAGTGTGGTGATGGAGAACTCTGAGGGATCAGAGCAGATGGGTAGGGAGCAGTCACATGGCCAGCGCCGACAACAGTCTCGACTTCAACGAGAGGAGGCCTTCTACCACTTTGTCAACAACCTTAGTGAGGAGGACTACCGGTTGATGAGAGACAACAGCCTCTTTGGAACTCCTG GTGAGATATCTGAAGAGGAGCTGTTGAGTCGTTTGCAGCAGGTCAAAGAGAGGAGCAGCGAGTCCAGAAATGCAGAGAGTGCTG GACAAGAACAAGCAGATGGTTCAAATGGAGACTCATCATCTGCTGTCCATCATCATGGGAGCCAGTCATGGAGAGCAGTGAGCAGGACCAATCTCAGTAGTGGAGACTTTCGCTTCAGCCTGGAGATCAACGTCAGCCGCAACATGTCCAGCCAGCAGGAGCCGACCGAGGACGGGGAGAGACTGGAAGAAGGAGTGGAGGAACCGGCGAGGCCGCAGACAGTGGCGGAACGTGAgagtagggttgcagtgaggGAAATGCTGGCAGAGACGTCAGAGGAGGAGGTGGCTGTTGTTGTGGTACCTGAGCCAGAGCCCTTGAGACCAAATACCCCCCCTGTAATCAGCCCCATTCGTCTTGAGGTTCAAAACTTGGTGCCTTCTGACTCCCCTTCCAGGGGGCCACGACGCAGGGCCTCTAGGATGGCCAGGAGCCACAGCCCAGAACAGGGCCGGACTAGGCCTCGCCCCGAGAGGAGCCGCTCCCCCTTCCGTTGGGACCCCCTCCCACAGGCGCAAGAGGAGGGCAGCTCCAGAACCCGGCAGAGTGTGACAGAGCGAGAGGCCCTGCCGGACAGGGTAGCGCCGGAACAGCAGGAGGCGGAGGACTCGGGGGCGGGCGCCTGGCGGCCCCCCACCATCAGGCTGAACCTCCGAGTGCGGCAAGCAAGACCCGGGGAGCCCCAGGACAGCGTCGGCAGCCGCACCGGCCCGCAGCCCCAGGCACCCAGCGAAACCGTCCAGTATGAGAGCGAGCGCTCGGGGTTCCACCGAACCTTTTCTCGCTCGGAGCAGGCCGGGATCCGCACCTACGTCAGCACCATACGCATCCCCGTGCAGCGTTTGGCCGACTCGGGGCTGAGCGAGGCCACGTCCTCCGCCCTGCGGATTGTCATCCGCCAGATCATGACAGGCTTCGGGGAGCTCAGCTCGCTCACGGACTCCGACTCTCACGACTCCTCCAACTCCAGCCAAGAACCTGGCCGGTCAGCCGCGGAGGAGGTGCCCCGCCGTCCTGCCGCTGTCGGCGCCATCCCTTTTGCCCGCGGTCCATACCCAGGCGTCCCGCTACcagaggagaggggcgggggagcTGCGGAAGACTCCGGGGAGGGCCGGGCGGAGCCAGGTACCCTGCCCTTCCTCCGGCTGGCGCACTTCTTCCTGCTCAACGACGAGGACGAGGACCAGCCGCACGGCCTCACCAAAGAGCAGATCGACAACCTCTCCACGCGGAGCTTCCGCTTCGGGGAGAGCGGCAGCCTGCAGACCTGCAGCGTGTGCATCACCGACTACGCGGAGGGACACAAACTGCGGCAGCTGCCCTGCTCTCACGAGTACCACGTCCACTGCATTGACCGCTGGCTCTCCGAGAACTCCACCTGCCCCATCTGCCGCCACGCAGTCCTAGCATCCGCCAACAGAGAAAGTGCGGTGTAG